A stretch of DNA from Pseudodesulfovibrio sp. JC047:
TCGAAATGAACTTTTTCGGCAAGGTCCAGAATGTCTGCGACTTCGGAAAGCTGTTTTTTGAGAGCGGCATTTTCTTCACAGATAGTCAGAAATTCCGCTTGAAGTTTTTTCAGAAGCACCGCCGCTTCATCGATGTTCCCCTGAGTGCACAGGTCCAGTACGCGCTTGAATCCTGTGGCTTGTACCATGGTTGAAAACATGAAGTATTTCCCCCGTATTGAATGGACTCATAGAAGATTTATCGGTGAATATGCCAGATAACTTTAGGTGTGTATCGTGCGGTGTTTTTTTATGGCAAAGGGTTTACAGAAGGGGACAATTGACATACGGTCTTTGCAGCTAGGGGAGCCTCTGTACGGGGCTGAGATGGATATGTGATCCTACCCTTCGAACCTGATGCGGATAATTCCGCCGTAGGGAAGCTGGTTGCAACTGATATTCCGTCAGACCGCGCTTGCCCTTACAGGGGTAAGCGTTTTTTTTTGTGACCGGGAATCCAAAGGAGATGCTCATGATTGTCGTTCTGAATGGCAAAGAAGAGAATGTGACGGAGGGGATGACGATCCTCGCTCTGCTCGAAAGCAAAGATATTTCGCCGCAAGTTGTCGTGGTAGAGCGGAATGGTGACATCGTGCCCGGTGAAAACTTCGGGACCACTTCACTCAATGACGGAGACCATTTGGAGGTCCTCCGGTTTGTGGGTGGAGGCTAGGAGAAAATTATGTGTGAAGATATATTTGAAATTGGCGGCGTGACGTTGAACAGCCGGCTGTTCACTGGCACGGGAAAATATGGGAATGACGCGATTATTCCTGATGTGTGCAAGGCGTCCGGGGCAGAGGTTATCACCGTTGCCCTGCGGCGGGTTGACATGGAATCCTCGACAGGAAATGTTATGGATTGCATCCCGAAAACCATGCATCTTCTGCCCAATACTTCAGGTGCCCGTACCGCTGAAGAAGCGGTTCGTATTGCCCGGTTGGCTCGGGCCACGGGCTGTGGAGACTGGATCAAGATCGAGGTCATTTCCGACAACAAGTATCTGTTGCCCGACGGATATGAAACTGCCAAGGCCACGGAAATCCTGACCAAGGAAGGCTTTGTGGTTTTTCCATACATCAATGCTGATCTGTATGTGGCGCAGAGCGTGGTCAACGCCGGTGCTGCTGCAGTGATGCCATTGGGCGCACCCATCGGCACGAACCGAGGTCTCAAGACCCGGGAAATGCTCCGTATTCTGATCGAGGAAATTGATATTCCCATTGTTGTTGATGCTGGTATTGGTCGTCCTTCCGAAGCGTGTGAAGCCATGGAAATGGGCGCGGATGCGTGTCTTGTCAATACGGCGATAGCCACGGCCTCTGACCCTGTCATGATGGCTCGTGCCTTTGGTCAAGCGGTCAAGGCTGGTCGTGAAGCCTATTTGTCCGGTCCCGGTGCCACCAGGAAGCTTGCGGCTGCATCGTCTCCCCTGACGGGCTTTTTGGATGGTGAATAAAATGAGTTTCTATCCTGTGATGACAGAGTATGCCTCTGTTCCCCTGACTGAGAAATTCGCGGCTGTGACCGAGGATGATGTCCGTCGGTCGTTGAACAAGATGACGGCGGATGTGGACGATTTCATTAATTTTATGAGTCCCGCTGCCGTCCCTCTTCTCGAAGAGATGGCGCAAAAGGCGAATCGATTGACCGAACAGAATTTCGGCAAGGCGATTCAGTTGTTCACTCCGTTGTATCTGTCCAATTTCTGCACCAACCACTGTGTGTATTGTGGATTCAACTGCAAGAACAAGATTCCTCGTGAGCAGTTGACCATGGAAGAACTGGATGTCGAAGGCAAGGCCATTGCCGCAACGGGACTGAAACATCTGCTGATCTTAACGGGAGAGGCTCCTGCCAAGGCCGGGGTTGATTTCCTTGAAGATAGTTTGAATGTTTTGAGGAAATATTTTCCGTCCGTTTCCATCGAAGTTTTTGCCATGGATGAGGATGAATACGTCCGTATGGTGGCTGCCGGTGCCGATGGACTGACCATGTTTCAGGAGACGTATAATGAAGAATTGTACGCCACCCTGCATCCCAAGGGACCGAAAAAAGACTATCGCTATCGGTTGGATGCTCCTGAAAGAGGGTGCTTGGCCGGAATGCGTGTCGTGACTATCGGTGCGTTGCTTGGCCTGGGAGATTGGCATCGTGACGCCTTTTTCACCGGACTGCACGCAGCCTATCTCATGCACAAGTATCCCGAGGTAGACATCTCTGTTTCACCGCCGCGTATGCGTCCTCATGCCGGAGAGTACGAGCCTGTCAGCATCGCTGAAGACAAGGACCTCGTGCAGTACATGCTTGCATTGCGTTTGTTCCTTCCCCGGCTCGGAATCACTGTTTCAACGCGTGAATCTCCGGAATTTCGGGAGAAAATTCTGCCTTTGGGTGTCACCAAGATTTCTGCGGGCGTGAGCACGGCTGTCGGCGGTCACACTCAGGAAAATGAACATGTGGGACAGTTTGAAATTGCTGATTCCCGCAGTGTGCCCGAGGTGTGTGAAATGTTGAATCGGTGCGGATACCAACCAGTCTACAAGGATTGGGAACCGATTAAGCTCGATACCAAGGTTCATGCATGAATCTGACTGAGCAGGGCATAGCTTCCTACTTGGGCGAAGACCGTTTGCGATATCTGCAAACGGTCTCCGTAGGGATTGCCGGTGCTGGAGGACTTGGTTCGAATTGCGCCATGCATTTGGTGCGATCCGGGTTCAGGCGGTTCGTTTTGGTTGATTTTGATCGCATCGAACCATCCAACCTGAATCGGCAGGCGTTCACTCTTGAACAGGTTGGCGCGAATAAGGTGGATGCCTTGGCTGCCAACATGCACGCGGTGAATCCTGATCTCGAATTGGATTTGTACATTGGCAAAGTGAATGGCGCTGATATGGCTGAACTTTTTGCTCCATGTCATGTGATTGTCGAGGCTTTTGACGATCCAACCGCTAAAAAAGCCCTTGTGGAAACCATGTTGCCCAGTAAAAAACTTGTGGTGGCTGTTTCGGGCATGGGGGGATTCGGCAAAAGCGACGCCATCATAACGCGCAAGGTCAGCGACTCGTTGTATCTTATCGGGGACGGTGAAACCGAATGTTCGGATGAGACGCCACCGATGTCGCCGCGGGTTGGTATTGCCGCCGCCAAGCAGGCTGATGTCGTGCTCAGATATTTCCTGGATCGTTTTGCAACAGAAGGAGAAAAATGATGGGTTGGACCATTTCGCGAAAGACTATACTCGAAACGGATATTTACTGTTTGACTGGCGAGAAATTCTCGTTGGGACGGTCGAATATCGAGGTTGTGCGGGACATGTTGGACAGTGGTATCAAACTGGTCCAATACCGTGAAAAAGAAAAGAAGATGGGTGCCAAATACGAAGAATGTCAGGCCATTCGGGCAATGACTCGTGAGGCTGGTGCCGCATTTATCGTGAATGACGATATTGAGCTGGCCATATTGGTCGGTGCTGATGGTGTACACATTGGCCAAGAAGATCTTCCTTTGGAAGTGGTTCGACAACTTGTTGGTGACGACATGGCCATTGGCCTGTCCACCCACACCCCGGAGCAGGCTCGTGATGCTGTGCGTCGTGGCGCGGACTATCTCGGTGTCGGCCCGATCTTCAAGACCTATACCAAGGACGACGTGGTTGATCCCGTCGGGTTTGAGTATCTGGACTATGTCGTCAACCATGTGGACATCCCTTTCGTCGCCATCGGCGGCATCAAAGAACATAACATCGGTGAAGTGATACGGCGCGGCGCATCGTGCGTTGCTCTCGTGACCGAAATAGTCGGTCAAGAAAACATCAACGAAAAAGTCAACGCGCTTCGTCATGAAATCGAAGCCGCCAAGGAGTAAGTATGGCATCTTATACCACGCAGATGGACGCTGCCCGAAAAGGCATCGTCACTCCCCAGATGGAAACCGTCGCTCGCAAAGAGAATATCCGTATCGAAGATCTCATGGAGCGCATGGCCCGAGGAACTGTCATTATTCCTGCCAACAAGAATCACACCAGCCTCGATGCCGAAGCCGTTGGCGAAGGAATGCGTATCAAGGTCAACGTCAACCTCGGAATTTCAAAGGATTGCAAAGAAGTAGATCCTGAGCTGGAAAAAGTTCAGGCCGCTTTGGATCTGAAGGCCGAGGCCATCATGGATTTGTCCTGTTACGGCAAGACGCAGGAATTCCGTCAGAAATTGGTCAAGATGTCTCCTGCCATGGTCGGAACCGTCCCCATCTATGATGCGGTTGGTTTTTACGACAAAAATTTGCAGGACATCACGGTGGATGAATTTTTTGATGTGGTGAAACGCCATGTCGAAGATGGTGTTGATTTCTTGACCATCCATTGTGGACTCAACAAGCACACTGCTGAAAAGGTCAAGAATGCGAAGCGGTTGACAAATATCGTTTCACGTGGCGGCTCCCTGTTGTTCTCCTGGATGGAAATCAACAATGCCGAGAATCCTTTTTACGAGCATTTCGATCGGTTGCTCGACATCTGCGAAGAGTATGACGTGACGCTGAGTCTTGGTGACGGCTGCCGTCCCGGGTGTCTGCGTGACTCCACGGATGCCTGTCAGGTCGAGGAGCTTATCACGTTGGGTGAGCTGACCAAACGCGCCTGGGAGCGTAATGTTCAGGTCATGATCGAAGGTCCTGGGCACATGGCCATGGGCGAGATCGCCGGAAACATGATGATGGAAAAACGGTTGTGTCACGGCGCGCCTTTCTATGTGCTCGGTCCCATCGTGACCGATGTCGCGCCCGGTTACGACCACATCACCTCCGCCATTGGTGGTGCTATTGCCGGTATGTCTGGAGCCGATTTCCTGTGTTATGTCACCCCGGGTGAACATTTGCGGTTGCCGACCCTCGAAGACATGAAGGAAGGCATCATCGCAACCCGTCTTGCCGCCCATGCTGCCGACATCGCCAAAGGATATCCCAATGCCCGTGATTGGGATGACAAGATGTCCAAGGCCCGTGCCGATCTCGATTGGGAAGCCATGTTCAATTTGGCCATGGACCCGGTTCGTCCTCGCGAATTCCGCGAAGCCTCCAAGCCCGAACACGAAGATTCCTGTTCCATGTGTGGCAAAATGTGCGCTGTGAGAAATATGAATCGCGTCCTCGAAGGCAAAGATATCCAACTAGATGACTAAGCTCTTCATTCAATAACCATCAGTAACGCTCCACAGGCATCCCGCCCGTGGAGCGTTTTTTATATCAGTCCTACCAGCCCTGCCGGGGGCCGCCTTCAGCGAGACCAGGACGCTGTCCTGGACCTGCCAGAGGCCCCTTTGAAAAGGGGCCTCTGGACTCCCCGAAACTTTTTATCGCTCGCTTCGCTCGAAGCTGTCGGCAGCATTTGTTTTTGCGATTTTTGGAGGAACGTTGTAAAAAAATACATTTTTTACAGACTTTTTTGAAAAGTCTTAAAAGAAATATTTTTTGCAAGGATTTCTTGATTTTTTAATTACCCCTTCTTTCTTCACACTTCTTCTTCAATCCAACTTAATCAATGTCGTGGGACCTCGCCGAAGGCGCGCTAAAAAGTTCTGGAAGGGAGTCCAGAGGGGAACCTCTTCCAAGAGGTTCCCCTCTGGTCGCCGAAGGCATTCCCGAATATTTATAATGCCTTGTGTCCGTAGACGAGGTAGATTGGGTCGTTTTGACCTTTCTCGTTGTTTCGTATGGAAAGGGTTCCGGCATTGGCGTCGAGCTTGGTGTATCGTAGATATTCCAAAACCAATCCCATGCGTTCGAATTCGTGCAATTCGGTCCAGCCTTGAATCGTGTTGTTGGCGTCGAATCGGTTGGAAAAAGCGATGAGAACGGGTGCTCCGGGGGTGAGAAAATGGCTGATATAGCGAATGATATCGACTGGCCGGTCCATGTACTCGATGGAACAGACACAGCGTGCTGCATCGTATTTCCCGTGAGGCCGTTCAGTTCCCATGGAGAAGTCGAGGACACGCATTTCTGTTGAGATAAAGGGGACGTAGGCGGCTTCGAGGTTCTTTTGAGCGACACTGTCAAGCACGGGCGGAACGAATGGGGTGTGGTCAGTATTGAGCCGGTTAAAGAAAGCCGGATGGAAAAAATCGGTCGGTTCATCGGCGAGTGGTGTCTGCATTCCCGGTCCGCAATCGCAGAGGACTTTCACCCAATCGGTGGGGGATTCGTCTGTCTGAGATGTGCGTGTTTCCAAGTGGTGAACTGTGGCGGTGATGGTTACTGGGAAGTTCGCGAGCGGATGATTATGGTCAGCGGTAAACGTTGTTTCGTCGAGGGCTGTCATGCGAAATGGGGTGAGGGTGTCGGGAGATCTTTCGGGAAGCCCGTCGATGTATCCCTGCGGATAAAATCGTCCGACTCGGGGGATGATGACCTCGCCGAGGACGGTCCGGGAGCGCAGCCGATCCAGATCGTATGTTTGGACCAGGTCGTCCGAGTGTCGGGGGGAAAGCATTTGAGGCGGATAGGTCTGTGTTACCGAGTCCCCAACCTTTTTCCCTTCTAGTGCTTCACGAAAGCCACGCGGAAAAATGTCATGAACGGGATTGATTTCTTGACCGAGGAATCGTTCTTCGTGAAGCGTGTCGTTGTGCTCCCACCGGACAGAAAAATCAATCGAGCCTGTCATCGAGTCATTGAATGTCGTCATGCGTCTGTATGTCCCACAATGGTTGAAGAAAAAATCCATAGTATGTTTCAACAGGGGCAAAGGCAAATCCGAAAGACGTATTGAGCAATCTTTTTTGGTTTTATTTTTGCATTGAAATCAAGAGATTGTCAGTTTTATGACGAAAAAAGTTCCTTTGTGAAATGAAAAGTGAAAAAATGTTATAAACAAGTCAATGTGGATAAATTTGATAGTATGCTGTTTGTTGACGTTTAATAGCGACTTTTTGCCTTCAATGATGCTGGGAATATTCGTTTTAAAAGAACATTTTTTTCACAACGTAACCTTTGATATCAATGCGTTTTTTGCTATTGACGAAAAATATTGAAATCGGATATGTTCAAACAGACTTGTATATGTCTGTTTTATGTGTCCCGACATTCGTTTGAGGAGGATGGTATGGCGGATGTAAGTGGTTCTCAATCAGCTCTCGAAATTTCATTGCCTCGTGCAGGGGAAGTTGTCGAGTATCAAATGACTTCTGACATTCCCGTCAAATTGAATTTCTATGTCACCGAAGTGGTTTTTTCTTGCGATGGGACTGACCTGATTTTCACTGGAGATCAAGGAGGGACGGTCGTCATCAAGGACTATTTATCTCTGGCCCAGGCAGACGCGCTTCCCGCGTTTGAGCTGAAGGGCGGAGAGGAAGTCCCGGGCGATATCTATCTTTTTGCTTTTAATGGAGAAGAGCAAGCTGTGGAAACCGCTGCTGGGGGAAATTTGGATGATGCGAGCGGGGCCAGTGGTGCGGATATCCTGTCTCCGGACGAGTGGCTTGAGCCGCTTTTGGCCCCCGATGCGGGAGAGGACATTTCGTCGTCGTTGGAAATACTGACGCCTGAGCAACTTTTTTCAGGTGAGGAGATGGTAATAGGTTGCGATGATGTCGGTTCGGCCAGTTTGGTGGGCGCAGTGACTGTGCCGATTAATCATGAGATGCCGCTGGGTTCACTCGCGGACGGGTATGATGCCGTGAATGAGTGCGTGCAACATATTATTGATTCGCCTGAGTACTCCTAGTTTCATGATGGATTGTGTCGTATGAGGTTCAGCCTGCTGGTTGGACCTTTTTTTGCATCGCTGAATGGAATATATGTCATTTGGCATTTAGGGTGATTGATTTTCTTGGCAACATGATACGTTATGGTGTATTCTTTGTTCGGTTTTTTTTTTGCTGGGTATGTGTCTGGACAAAGTTGGTAGGGCCTTCGTTTTTGTACAGAGTGAACATTGGGGCTTGTCTGCCATGGAACATTGTTACGGGTGGTGATCCTGGAGTTGGTCAAGGGATATGGCACTGAAGGAAAATGTACTGGGCGTCATGGAAGTTGATTGCTCGGAAGGCATAAGCACCGAAGAATACAACCAGATTGACCCGGAGATTCTGGATTGTTTTCCGTATCAGGAATACCCTGTGAATCTTTTTCATTGGAAAGAAGATATCCGGGTGTTGTCTCCCGTCTATGTTGTCGGGCGCAGTGTTGATCGGCATTTACGGGCAAAAATACGAGATTTGAGTAAAAATGGATTACTTTTTTTTTCTCGTCATCAGATTTCCCAATATTCGGAATGTCTGGCCTGCAATCTTGAAACCGCACTCAATGATCCGAATTTGACCTGGGATGAAAAAGCCGGACTGTTCATTTGCGAGTTGGACCGCCGACAGG
This window harbors:
- the thiS gene encoding sulfur carrier protein ThiS, coding for MIVVLNGKEENVTEGMTILALLESKDISPQVVVVERNGDIVPGENFGTTSLNDGDHLEVLRFVGGG
- a CDS encoding thiazole synthase, encoding MCEDIFEIGGVTLNSRLFTGTGKYGNDAIIPDVCKASGAEVITVALRRVDMESSTGNVMDCIPKTMHLLPNTSGARTAEEAVRIARLARATGCGDWIKIEVISDNKYLLPDGYETAKATEILTKEGFVVFPYINADLYVAQSVVNAGAAAVMPLGAPIGTNRGLKTREMLRILIEEIDIPIVVDAGIGRPSEACEAMEMGADACLVNTAIATASDPVMMARAFGQAVKAGREAYLSGPGATRKLAAASSPLTGFLDGE
- the thiH gene encoding 2-iminoacetate synthase ThiH encodes the protein MSFYPVMTEYASVPLTEKFAAVTEDDVRRSLNKMTADVDDFINFMSPAAVPLLEEMAQKANRLTEQNFGKAIQLFTPLYLSNFCTNHCVYCGFNCKNKIPREQLTMEELDVEGKAIAATGLKHLLILTGEAPAKAGVDFLEDSLNVLRKYFPSVSIEVFAMDEDEYVRMVAAGADGLTMFQETYNEELYATLHPKGPKKDYRYRLDAPERGCLAGMRVVTIGALLGLGDWHRDAFFTGLHAAYLMHKYPEVDISVSPPRMRPHAGEYEPVSIAEDKDLVQYMLALRLFLPRLGITVSTRESPEFREKILPLGVTKISAGVSTAVGGHTQENEHVGQFEIADSRSVPEVCEMLNRCGYQPVYKDWEPIKLDTKVHA
- the thiF gene encoding sulfur carrier protein ThiS adenylyltransferase ThiF, with product MNLTEQGIASYLGEDRLRYLQTVSVGIAGAGGLGSNCAMHLVRSGFRRFVLVDFDRIEPSNLNRQAFTLEQVGANKVDALAANMHAVNPDLELDLYIGKVNGADMAELFAPCHVIVEAFDDPTAKKALVETMLPSKKLVVAVSGMGGFGKSDAIITRKVSDSLYLIGDGETECSDETPPMSPRVGIAAAKQADVVLRYFLDRFATEGEK
- the thiE gene encoding thiamine phosphate synthase, with the translated sequence MGWTISRKTILETDIYCLTGEKFSLGRSNIEVVRDMLDSGIKLVQYREKEKKMGAKYEECQAIRAMTREAGAAFIVNDDIELAILVGADGVHIGQEDLPLEVVRQLVGDDMAIGLSTHTPEQARDAVRRGADYLGVGPIFKTYTKDDVVDPVGFEYLDYVVNHVDIPFVAIGGIKEHNIGEVIRRGASCVALVTEIVGQENINEKVNALRHEIEAAKE
- the thiC gene encoding phosphomethylpyrimidine synthase ThiC, yielding MASYTTQMDAARKGIVTPQMETVARKENIRIEDLMERMARGTVIIPANKNHTSLDAEAVGEGMRIKVNVNLGISKDCKEVDPELEKVQAALDLKAEAIMDLSCYGKTQEFRQKLVKMSPAMVGTVPIYDAVGFYDKNLQDITVDEFFDVVKRHVEDGVDFLTIHCGLNKHTAEKVKNAKRLTNIVSRGGSLLFSWMEINNAENPFYEHFDRLLDICEEYDVTLSLGDGCRPGCLRDSTDACQVEELITLGELTKRAWERNVQVMIEGPGHMAMGEIAGNMMMEKRLCHGAPFYVLGPIVTDVAPGYDHITSAIGGAIAGMSGADFLCYVTPGEHLRLPTLEDMKEGIIATRLAAHAADIAKGYPNARDWDDKMSKARADLDWEAMFNLAMDPVRPREFREASKPEHEDSCSMCGKMCAVRNMNRVLEGKDIQLDD